The Malus sylvestris chromosome 12, drMalSylv7.2, whole genome shotgun sequence genome contains a region encoding:
- the LOC126592925 gene encoding nuclear intron maturase 3, mitochondrial encodes MLINLRRRITILPFHTNPSPSISLNLISTSTQIPRSDSTNPLSESQLKSLVLSQFSHGKFTNLLQNVVALPALLLTACQNLTSPKTQNGNGLSPSLLDSVSKRFSIHEMGRQLCENRFDVGARSVAMAAQRNRGESLVLPNLKLKVLIEAIRMVLGIVYDERFVTFSYGGRVNMGRHTAIRYLKNSVENPSWWFSVGFNREKFDQRNVNKLCLFMQEKIDDEILIDVIKKLFECGAVRIELGSCCLGRGFPQESGLTSILMNIYFNGFDKEIQEMRLRKNQEHPKFVSNELVSKHDVFYKPVKIYAVRYLDEILIITSGSKMLTMDLKNWVVKYLEGTLELKVDGLKTAIHSAVSEKIDFMGMELQAVPPSVLNPPMSEKATRARKKYLRQKEVKALELRNARERNRKKLGLKIMSHVYKKLKRSSGFKSEHQIENEVREIFRTWGGETVQEFLGSLEEHWEWYHKLSAGDFLSLRHIRDQLPQELVDAYDKFQGQVHKHLNPVKARRALEEEERRAKEEEEQKYAKATVEDLAKLCVKADAPIELIRKMVRLIGFTNHMGRPQPITLLTALEDADIIKWYAGIGRRWLEFYCCCHNFKMVKTVVTYHMRFSCILTLAEKHESTKQEAMKHYTKDLKVFDLDGNEEVHFPTEREVKMMGDKNLSDPKPVDGALSLALIRLASDEPPYSCVAHFCNRTDTIVYRVRLLQNHLNVNPMDEKKWVPGMGAINESLNLKCFPVCPDHTHDLYMGRITFQDIDCTSFVEVD; translated from the coding sequence ATGCTCATAAACCTCAGAAGAAGAATAACCATTCTTCCATTTCACACAaatccttcaccctccatttctCTGAATCTCATCTCAACTTCCACACAAATCCCACGCTCGGACTCTACAAATCCCCTATCAGAATCCCAACTCAAATCCTTAGTTCTAAGCCAATTCAGCCATGGCAAATTCACAAACCTCCTCCAAAACGTCGTCGCTTTGCCCGCTCTTCTCCTCACCGCCTGCCAAAACCTCACTTCCCCAAAAACCCAGAACGGCAACGGCCTCAGCCCCTCCCTTCTCGATTCGGTTTCGAAGCGGTTCTCAATCCACGAAATGGGTCGGCAGCTGTGCGAGAATCGGTTTGATGTCGGAGCTCGCAGCGTTGCAATGGCGGCCCAGAGAAACAGAGGTGAGTCTTTGGTATTGCCTAACTTGAAATTGAAGGTTTTGATTGAAGCTATTAGGATGGTATTGGGAATTGTTTATGATGAACGTTTTGTGACATTTTCTTATGGTGGTCGTGTTAATATGGGACGTCATACTGCCATTAGGTACCTTAAGAACTCTGTAGAAAACCCCAGTTGGTGGTTTAGTGTTGGATTTAACCGCGAAAAGTTTGATCAACGAAATGTGAATAAGTTGTGCTTATTTATGCAAGAGAAGATAGATGATGAGATTTTGATTGATGTTATAAAGAAGTTGTTTGAATGCGGCGCAGTGAGAATTGAGTTGGGTAGTTGTTGCCTTGGAAGAGGGTTTCCTCAGGAAAGCGGGTtgacttcgattttgatgaataTCTACTTTAATGGGTTTGataaagaaattcaagaaatgcGTCTGAGGAAGAATCAAGAGCATCCGAAATTTGTTTCGAATGAACTTGTGTCGAAGCATGATGTGTTTTATAAGCCAGTGAAGATATATGCGGTTAGATACTTGGATGAGATATTAATAATAACCTCTGGATCTAAGATGTTGACAATGGATTTGAAGAACTGGGTTGTGAAGTACTTAGAGGGAACACTGGAATTGAAGGTGGATGGGCTAAAAACAGCTATTCATAGCGCAGTTTCTGAGAAGATTGATTTTATGGGGATGGAATTACAGGCAGTTCCGCCTtcggttttgaatccccccatGTCAGAAAAGGCCACCAGAGCACGAAAAAAGTACCTAAGACAGAAGGAAGTCAAAGCTCTGGAATTGAGAAATGCCAGAGAGAGGAACAGGAAGAAATTGGGATTGAAAATAATGAGTCATGTTTATAAGAAGTTGAAGAGAAGTAGTGGGTTTAAATCTGAACATCAAATTGAGAATGAAGTCAGGGAAATCTTCAGAACCTGGGGTGGCGAGACAGTGCAAGAGTTTCTTGGGTCGTTGGAGGAGCATTGGGAATGGTACCATAAATTATCAGCAGGTGATTTTCTCTCTTTGAGGCACATTAGAGATCAACTGCCTCAAGAGCTTGTTGATGCTTATGATAAGTTCCAAGGGCAAGTACACAAGCATTTGAACCCAGTCAAAGCTAGAAGGGcattggaggaagaagaaaggagggcaaaagaagaagaggaacagAAATATGCTAAGGCCACAGTTGAGGATTTGGCAAAGCTCTGTGTGAAAGCCGATGCACCGATAGAACTTATTAGGAAGATGGTTAGGTTGATTGGGTTTACAAATCATATGGGTCGTCCCCAACCAATTACTTTACTAACTGCACTGGAAGATGCTGATATCATTAAGTGGTATGCGGGTATAGGGAGAAGATGGCTGGAATTTTACTGCTGCTGCCATAACTTCAAGATGGTCAAAACTGTTGTGACTTATCACATGAGGTTCTCTTGCATATTGACTCTAGCGGAAAAGCACGAATCCACCAAACAGGAAGCCATGAAACATTATACTAAAGATTTGAAAGTCTTTGATTTAGATGGAAATGAAGAAGTACACTTCCCCACagaaagggaagtgaaaatgatgggAGATAAAAATCTCTCTGATCCAAAACCTGTGGATGGGGCGCTATCTTTGGCTTTGATTAGATTAGCTTCTGATGAGCCTCCGTATTCATGTGTCGCTCATTTCTGCAACAGAACTGATACCATTGTTTATCGGGTACGACTactgcaaaatcacttgaatgTGAACCCCATGGATGAAAAGAAATGGGTCCCTGGTATGGGTGCAATTAACGAAAGCCTCAACTTGAAATGTTTTCCGGTTTGTCCTGATCATACACATGATTTATACATGGGGAGAATCACCTTTCAGGACATTGATTGTACTTCATTTGTGGAGGTAGACTGA